From the genome of Haloarcula taiwanensis:
GCGTCCCGGGTCGGCGCGGTCGCACGCGGCGCAGACGACGCCTTGGTCGTCGCCGATATGCCGTTTCTCTCCTTCGGCGCAGACGAGAGCGAGAGCATCCAGAACTGCGGACGAATGTTGAAAGAGGAGGGTGCGAACGCGGTCAAGCTCGAATCAGGGCCACATACGGTCGAGCTGACTGAGCGACTGACGGAGCTGGGCATCCCGACGATGGCCCACCTCGGGCTCACGCCCCAGAGCGTGAACCAGACCGGCTACACCAGACAGGCGACCGGCCGGGAGGAGGCCGAGGAAATCCTCGACCTCGCGCGAGAACACGAGGCCGCCGGCGCGTTCGCGCTGGTGCTCGAACACATCCCGGCCAACCTCGCCGCTCAGGTTACTGAGACCGTCGACATCCCGACCATCGGCATCGGAGCCGGCGGCGACTGCGACGGCCAGGTGCTCGTGTTCACCGACGTGGTTGGCCTCTCTGAGCGGAGTCCCCCCTTCGCCGAGCAGTTCGGTGACGTTCGCGGTGAGGTGGCCAACGCTGTCGACGAGTATATCGACGCCGTCGAGTCTGGCGAGTTCCCGGGCGAGTCACACAGCCACACCGAAGACGAACTCGACGACCTGTACTGAGAAGGCTCAGCCCGCCGTGGCCGTCCGGTTCTCCAGCCAGGCGTCGTAGGCCGATTGGTTCTTGACGACAACAGTGGCGTCCATCTTGCTGTGGCCGGCCCCGCACATCTCGGCGCAGTACAGCCGGTACTCGCCGGGGTCAGTGGCGCGCGTTCTGGCTGTCATCGTCCGGCCGGGGAAAATATCCTGTTTGACGCCCAGTTGCGGGATGTAGATCGCGTGAATCACGTCCGTCGTTTGCAGCCTGAACGTGACGTTCCTGTCCGCGGGAAGGACCAGCCGTTCTTCAGTCGTGACGTTCGCCTCTGCGTAGGAGAACTCCCAGCCCCACTGGTAGGCGAGCACGTCTATCTCGGTGTCGTCCGCGAAGGCGTCGTCCCCGTCGGCGGCCTGGGCCGCCGCGGGCGTGATGTAGGGGTTCGCCATCACCACGAACGCCGAGACGCCGACGAAGACGAGTATCGCGCCCGTCGCGGCCGTCCAGGTCACCTCTAGCGCCGGGTCGTCGACCGTCGGTTGCGGGTCGTCGTTGT
Proteins encoded in this window:
- a CDS encoding 3-methyl-2-oxobutanoate hydroxymethyltransferase, whose product is MPTVRDLQAMAGEEPITMLTAYDAVTASIVDDTGVDIILVGDSMGNAVLGHDDTLPVTLDEMASRVGAVARGADDALVVADMPFLSFGADESESIQNCGRMLKEEGANAVKLESGPHTVELTERLTELGIPTMAHLGLTPQSVNQTGYTRQATGREEAEEILDLAREHEAAGAFALVLEHIPANLAAQVTETVDIPTIGIGAGGDCDGQVLVFTDVVGLSERSPPFAEQFGDVRGEVANAVDEYIDAVESGEFPGESHSHTEDELDDLY
- a CDS encoding cytochrome c oxidase subunit II, translated to MRLRRRVIQASLVVVGLSLLAAPATAQSVNRAAIDDLNEQLLYVALPLTLFVELTLVYVIYRFRNNDDPQPTVDDPALEVTWTAATGAILVFVGVSAFVVMANPYITPAAAQAADGDDAFADDTEIDVLAYQWGWEFSYAEANVTTEERLVLPADRNVTFRLQTTDVIHAIYIPQLGVKQDIFPGRTMTARTRATDPGEYRLYCAEMCGAGHSKMDATVVVKNQSAYDAWLENRTATAG